Proteins co-encoded in one Bacillus paramycoides genomic window:
- a CDS encoding metallophosphoesterase family protein, with translation MKRILVISDIHGEIEKFEQLLEEAQYDAKQDQLILLGDYVDRGPNARAVIEKVKELKEDGALVLKGNHEDMMIKALTTDDERSWNHWVKRNGGDKTLYSYGFVEEDIVVNEENFQKPILQSRVLDEHVKFIQKLDHYIETEEYIFVHAGVEPLKQVSECEPYTLMWIRNEFHSGYSGEKVVVFGHTETKTLHGSENCGVYFGSNRIIGIDGGAVYGGQLNCLELPSKKVYVVKN, from the coding sequence ATGAAAAGGATTCTTGTTATTAGTGATATTCATGGAGAAATAGAAAAGTTCGAACAGTTACTGGAAGAAGCTCAATACGATGCAAAACAGGATCAATTAATTTTACTGGGAGATTATGTGGATCGTGGTCCAAATGCGCGTGCAGTAATTGAAAAAGTAAAAGAGTTAAAAGAAGATGGAGCCCTCGTTCTAAAGGGCAATCATGAAGATATGATGATTAAGGCGTTAACGACAGATGATGAACGTTCATGGAACCATTGGGTAAAAAGAAATGGTGGAGATAAGACTTTATATAGTTATGGATTTGTGGAAGAAGATATTGTGGTTAATGAGGAGAATTTCCAAAAACCGATTTTACAATCGCGTGTATTAGATGAACATGTAAAGTTTATTCAAAAATTAGATCATTACATTGAAACAGAAGAGTATATATTTGTACATGCTGGTGTTGAGCCATTGAAGCAGGTTTCGGAATGTGAACCATATACGTTAATGTGGATTCGTAATGAGTTTCATAGTGGATATAGCGGGGAAAAGGTTGTTGTATTTGGTCATACGGAAACAAAAACGCTTCATGGTAGTGAGAATTGTGGTGTATATTTTGGGAGCAATCGTATTATAGGAATTGATGGCGGTGCTGTATATGGCGGCCAGCTAAATTGTTTAGAATTGCCGAGCAAAAAGGTATACGTAGTAAAAAATTGA
- a CDS encoding ankyrin repeat domain-containing protein, protein MYSRRVIVCDGGMVKKTLSFIGAVVVRKQKILLCMLLGLLMTVVACDKQEEPESKPVHVKNEKKKEQHKEQEESKEEKSINLMDKQLLLSATLGDTETAMKLIQDGANINVEGDNGETPILAATYQNHVETVKALIGAGANIESKDEKQSNPFLYASREGYTDIVKLLINAGVNTKETTKSGGTALIFASERGHVEVVKELLEHTDIDVNYKNARGGTALVEAIVLGNGSENHKKVIQMLIDHGADVNMANKENITPLQYAEKRGFKDIANMLRVAGANEVVQPQPQPVE, encoded by the coding sequence ATGTACTCAAGAAGAGTTATTGTATGTGATGGAGGAATGGTTAAGAAAACATTATCTTTCATAGGAGCTGTAGTTGTGAGAAAACAAAAAATTTTATTATGTATGTTATTAGGACTTTTAATGACGGTAGTGGCTTGCGATAAGCAAGAGGAGCCAGAATCGAAACCGGTTCATGTGAAAAACGAAAAGAAAAAAGAACAGCATAAAGAACAGGAAGAATCTAAAGAAGAAAAAAGTATAAATTTAATGGACAAACAGTTACTACTTTCTGCGACCCTTGGAGACACAGAAACAGCTATGAAGCTGATTCAAGATGGAGCTAATATAAACGTAGAAGGTGACAACGGAGAAACACCTATCCTTGCAGCAACGTATCAAAATCATGTAGAGACAGTTAAAGCATTAATTGGTGCAGGTGCTAATATTGAAAGTAAAGATGAGAAACAAAGTAATCCATTTCTTTATGCAAGTAGAGAAGGATATACAGACATTGTAAAGCTACTAATTAATGCAGGAGTTAATACGAAAGAAACGACTAAATCAGGTGGAACAGCACTCATTTTTGCATCTGAACGTGGCCATGTAGAGGTCGTAAAAGAATTGTTAGAGCATACAGATATTGATGTGAATTATAAAAATGCTCGTGGTGGAACAGCTTTAGTAGAAGCAATCGTATTAGGAAATGGTAGTGAAAATCATAAGAAAGTAATTCAAATGCTTATTGACCACGGGGCAGATGTAAATATGGCCAATAAGGAAAATATTACGCCACTGCAATATGCTGAAAAAAGAGGTTTTAAAGATATTGCAAATATGTTGAGGGTTGCTGGGGCGAATGAAGTAGTACAGCCACAACCACAACCGGTGGAATAA
- a CDS encoding response regulator transcription factor: MRLLVVEDNASLLESIVQILRDEFEVDTALNGEDGLFLALQNIYDAILLDVMMPEMDGFEVIQKIREEKIETPVLFLTARDSLEDRVKGLDFGGDDYIVKPFQAPELKARIRALLRRSGSLTTKQTIRYKGIELFGKDKDVQVDGQSMKLTLKQYELLEYLVQNSGKILMREQIFDRVWGFDSDTTVAIVEVYVHHLRKKLEPFGYQKDIQTVRGIGYILKEQ, encoded by the coding sequence ATGCGCTTACTCGTAGTAGAAGATAATGCTTCCTTATTAGAGTCTATTGTCCAAATATTACGCGATGAATTTGAAGTAGATACAGCATTGAATGGAGAAGATGGATTATTTCTAGCGTTACAAAATATATATGATGCCATTTTACTTGATGTGATGATGCCAGAAATGGATGGTTTTGAAGTAATTCAAAAAATACGTGAGGAAAAGATTGAAACACCAGTCCTGTTTTTAACAGCGAGAGATTCTCTAGAAGATCGCGTGAAAGGGTTGGATTTTGGCGGGGATGATTATATCGTTAAGCCATTTCAGGCTCCAGAGTTAAAAGCGAGAATTCGTGCTTTATTACGACGAAGCGGTAGTTTAACAACAAAGCAGACTATTCGTTATAAAGGGATTGAACTGTTCGGAAAAGATAAAGACGTTCAAGTAGATGGACAAAGTATGAAGCTAACATTAAAACAATATGAGCTTCTAGAGTACCTCGTTCAAAATAGCGGAAAAATTTTAATGCGTGAACAAATTTTTGATCGTGTTTGGGGATTTGATTCTGATACGACAGTAGCAATTGTAGAAGTGTATGTACATCATTTACGTAAAAAATTAGAGCCATTCGGTTATCAGAAAGATATTCAAACCGTTCGAGGTATTGGATATATATTAAAAGAACAATGA
- a CDS encoding CitMHS family transporter, giving the protein MLALLGFAMVFVFMFLIMTKRMSALVALILIPITFALIGGFYANMGPMMLEGIQKLAPTGIMLMFAILYFGIMIDSGLFDPVISRILKFVKGDPLKIVVGTAILTIIVSLDGDGTTTYMITVSAMYPLYKRLGMNPLILAGVVMLGAGVTNLTPWGGPTARVMSALGLDASELFTPLIPGMIAGAIWVVFVAYYLGKKERKRLGIMDVQHLKQMQTMDEQAATVESAVHKRPKLLWINFLLTATLLVCLILEVMPLPVLFTIAFAIAVMLNYPNLEQQKERIASHAGNVLAVVSLVFAAGIFTGILSGTKMVDAMAQSVVTLIPDALGPQLPIITALLSMPFTFFMSNDAFYFGVLPILTKAAAAYGISAAEMGRASLLGQPVHLLSPLVASTYLLVGMAKVDFGEHQRFTLLWAVGTTMVMLITGIVIGIIPI; this is encoded by the coding sequence ATGTTAGCACTACTTGGATTTGCGATGGTATTTGTCTTTATGTTTTTAATTATGACGAAACGTATGTCTGCACTAGTCGCATTAATATTAATACCAATTACTTTCGCATTAATTGGTGGTTTTTATGCAAATATGGGACCTATGATGTTAGAAGGAATTCAAAAACTAGCACCTACTGGTATTATGCTTATGTTCGCTATTTTGTATTTTGGAATTATGATTGATAGCGGTTTATTTGATCCTGTCATTAGTCGGATTTTGAAATTTGTAAAAGGAGACCCTTTAAAAATTGTTGTTGGTACAGCGATTCTTACAATTATCGTTTCATTAGATGGGGATGGAACAACGACATATATGATTACTGTTTCTGCAATGTATCCACTATATAAACGCCTTGGAATGAATCCACTTATATTAGCTGGGGTTGTTATGTTAGGGGCAGGAGTAACAAATCTTACACCGTGGGGCGGACCGACAGCTCGGGTTATGAGTGCTCTTGGACTAGACGCATCAGAGCTCTTTACACCACTTATACCAGGAATGATCGCTGGTGCCATTTGGGTCGTTTTCGTTGCTTACTATCTTGGCAAAAAAGAAAGAAAACGTTTAGGAATTATGGATGTACAACATTTAAAACAAATGCAAACGATGGATGAGCAAGCTGCCACAGTGGAATCTGCTGTTCATAAGCGCCCCAAACTTCTATGGATTAACTTTTTATTAACCGCTACTTTACTTGTCTGTCTCATACTAGAAGTTATGCCGTTACCTGTTTTATTTACAATTGCTTTCGCTATTGCTGTTATGCTTAACTATCCGAACTTAGAACAACAGAAAGAACGTATTGCTTCTCACGCAGGAAATGTATTAGCGGTTGTTTCTCTCGTATTTGCCGCTGGAATTTTCACTGGTATTTTATCAGGAACGAAAATGGTAGATGCAATGGCTCAAAGTGTAGTCACTCTTATACCAGATGCTCTTGGACCACAACTGCCAATTATTACGGCACTTCTTAGTATGCCGTTCACATTTTTCATGTCCAACGATGCTTTTTATTTCGGCGTATTACCTATTTTAACGAAAGCTGCCGCTGCTTACGGAATTAGTGCAGCTGAAATGGGACGCGCTTCATTACTCGGGCAACCTGTTCACTTATTAAGTCCTCTTGTCGCATCCACTTATTTATTAGTCGGAATGGCCAAAGTGGATTTTGGTGAACATCAACGCTTCACTTTATTATGGGCAGTTGGAACGACAATGGTGATGTTGATTACTGGAATTGTAATTGGGATTATTCCAATATAA
- a CDS encoding nitrous oxide reductase accessory protein NosL yields the protein MRTKYVMLAICLFFVFTIVGCGKKQGEAVAIDEKHDKCDICQIGVMDNQFATEIILENGKALKFDDIGCMYKWMEINPGEKTKEKFVRDYDSKDWVSLEDATYVYDKTITTPMAYNVISFKNKKDAKNFVSNYKGKVLSYKELAEHKWEMNKEMMGNPKKGNHGGHH from the coding sequence ATGAGAACAAAGTATGTGATGCTTGCTATATGCTTATTTTTTGTCTTTACAATTGTAGGATGTGGTAAGAAACAAGGAGAGGCAGTAGCAATCGATGAGAAACATGATAAGTGTGATATTTGCCAAATTGGGGTAATGGATAATCAATTTGCAACGGAAATCATTTTAGAAAATGGAAAAGCGTTAAAGTTTGATGATATCGGTTGTATGTATAAATGGATGGAGATTAATCCGGGCGAAAAGACGAAAGAAAAATTTGTTCGAGATTATGATTCGAAAGATTGGGTTTCGTTAGAAGACGCTACTTATGTATATGATAAAACAATTACAACACCAATGGCTTATAACGTCATTTCATTTAAAAACAAAAAAGATGCAAAGAACTTTGTATCTAACTATAAGGGGAAAGTTCTTTCATATAAAGAGCTAGCAGAGCATAAATGGGAAATGAATAAAGAAATGATGGGGAATCCGAAAAAGGGAAATCACGGTGGACATCATTAA
- a CDS encoding sensor histidine kinase — translation MKKGSMFQKTRIRLTILNSLVFIILIGVLGSIIYSYTYNRIYNEVDISIGKSVQHRKNSDDKKLPKKIRGYPPIGDPRIMELTWLGNTVEIGIENSKRRFIFEDNLEKFSPKKLGTLQDIEVQGQYFRTFAFQQDTKIVQIVRDITAEKEMLNTLFLILVIGCSVGSLCAIGIGFFLAGRALVPIQISWEKQQQFVSDASHELRTPLAVIQSKTDVLFQSPSATIEEKAMDISTISKECRRLSKLVANLLLLARSDSNQIEMDKKTFEMDVLLEEIVDPYKEIASYQEKAMILQVEHNISFMGDRERIHQMMVILLDNAMKYTNEGGHIQIDCTQTNSSIRIRVKDDGIGVEDEDIPKLFNRFYQGDKARSASEGAGLGLSIANWIVEKHYGKILVESKWGEGTCFEVILPKNQRI, via the coding sequence ATGAAAAAGGGAAGTATGTTTCAGAAGACACGTATTCGATTGACTATATTGAATTCATTAGTATTTATCATTTTGATAGGTGTATTAGGTAGTATTATTTATTCGTACACATATAATCGTATTTATAATGAAGTAGATATATCGATAGGAAAATCCGTTCAGCATAGAAAGAATTCAGATGATAAAAAACTACCTAAAAAAATTAGGGGATATCCTCCAATTGGGGATCCAAGGATAATGGAGTTAACTTGGCTTGGAAACACAGTGGAGATAGGTATTGAAAACAGCAAACGTCGTTTTATCTTTGAAGATAATTTGGAAAAGTTTTCTCCGAAGAAATTAGGAACTTTGCAAGATATAGAAGTGCAAGGGCAATATTTTAGAACGTTTGCATTTCAACAAGATACAAAAATAGTTCAAATTGTAAGGGATATAACAGCTGAAAAAGAAATGTTAAATACTTTATTTTTAATTCTTGTGATAGGTTGTAGCGTAGGAAGTTTATGTGCAATAGGAATTGGCTTTTTCTTAGCTGGCAGGGCACTCGTACCCATTCAAATTTCATGGGAGAAACAGCAGCAGTTCGTTTCGGATGCATCACATGAATTAAGGACACCACTTGCGGTTATTCAATCCAAAACGGATGTGTTATTTCAGTCACCATCTGCGACAATAGAAGAAAAAGCGATGGATATTTCTACGATTTCCAAGGAGTGTAGACGGTTATCTAAGCTTGTAGCTAATTTATTATTGTTAGCACGTTCAGATTCTAATCAAATTGAGATGGATAAGAAAACATTTGAAATGGATGTATTGTTAGAAGAAATAGTAGATCCATATAAGGAAATTGCTTCTTATCAAGAAAAAGCGATGATATTGCAAGTAGAACATAACATATCATTTATGGGTGATAGAGAACGAATCCATCAAATGATGGTCATATTGTTAGATAATGCGATGAAGTATACGAATGAAGGTGGTCATATTCAAATCGATTGTACGCAAACGAACAGTTCGATTCGTATACGAGTGAAAGATGATGGGATAGGAGTGGAAGATGAGGACATCCCTAAACTATTTAATCGTTTTTATCAAGGTGATAAAGCAAGAAGTGCGTCAGAAGGAGCAGGATTAGGTCTTTCAATCGCAAATTGGATTGTAGAAAAGCATTATGGAAAAATATTAGTAGAGAGCAAATGGGGAGAGGGCACTTGTTTTGAAGTGATTCTTCCGAAAAACCAAAGGATATAA
- a CDS encoding ATP-binding protein: protein MVLKLKKLKLQPRITLTISTLILVVLLLTSYLFYYILSETVEEQIGKRALHVAKTVAAIPEIKEAFQKENPASIIQPIAEKIRIDTDADFIVVGNKEGIRYAHPKRDKIGEAMVGGDNKGVLLEGKSYISKATGSLGPSLRGKVPIRNQENEIIGVVSVGFSMDDIHGAVEVYGKRVFWITIIGLLIGVIGSIYLAGSIKRMMFGMEPEEISSLYEEHSTVIQSVREGIIVIDQNGIISLVNQAAYDILSLDEQRNIIGEFILNVIPNSTILDVLQTGEEQFDRQLNIKGQAVIANRLPIKVKNRVTGVVSSLRLKSEMDQLTAELSQTKQYTEALRAQTHEYNNLLYTLSGLIQLESYEDALELIHKETAIYQDFVQFIMKRIQNPWLGGILIGFYNRARELKIDFMLDRESSLEKLSPHIESNYVVSILGNLITNAFEAIERNEENDKKVRMFVTDIGEEIVIEVEDSGQGIHDEVITSIFYKGFSTKEGGKRGYGLAKVKELVEDLNGSIAIEKGDLGGALFIIALPKERGEL, encoded by the coding sequence ATGGTTTTGAAATTGAAAAAATTAAAACTACAACCGAGAATTACTTTAACAATTAGTACACTTATTTTAGTTGTACTTCTGTTAACAAGCTATTTATTCTATTACATATTGTCTGAAACAGTAGAAGAGCAAATTGGGAAACGTGCTTTGCATGTTGCGAAAACCGTTGCTGCTATACCTGAAATAAAGGAAGCTTTTCAAAAAGAAAACCCAGCTTCTATCATTCAGCCAATTGCAGAAAAAATTCGAATTGATACAGATGCTGATTTTATTGTAGTTGGAAACAAAGAGGGGATTCGATATGCACATCCTAAGCGAGATAAAATAGGAGAAGCAATGGTTGGTGGAGATAATAAAGGAGTTCTATTAGAAGGAAAATCTTATATTTCGAAAGCAACTGGATCATTAGGACCTTCATTACGCGGCAAAGTTCCAATCCGTAATCAGGAAAATGAAATTATAGGTGTAGTGTCTGTTGGATTTTCAATGGATGATATTCATGGAGCGGTAGAAGTATATGGAAAACGTGTATTTTGGATTACAATAATAGGTCTTTTAATCGGGGTAATTGGTTCTATATATTTAGCGGGAAGTATAAAAAGAATGATGTTTGGGATGGAGCCAGAAGAAATTTCATCTTTATATGAAGAGCATAGTACAGTGATTCAATCTGTACGTGAAGGGATTATTGTTATTGATCAAAATGGCATAATTAGTTTAGTTAATCAAGCAGCTTACGATATTCTTTCGCTAGATGAACAACGAAATATTATTGGAGAATTTATTTTAAATGTAATTCCTAATTCAACGATATTAGATGTACTTCAAACTGGTGAAGAACAGTTTGATCGTCAATTAAATATAAAAGGGCAGGCTGTTATTGCGAATCGTCTACCTATTAAAGTAAAGAATAGAGTAACGGGTGTTGTATCGAGCTTACGTTTGAAATCTGAAATGGATCAGTTAACAGCAGAGTTATCTCAGACGAAGCAATATACAGAGGCATTAAGAGCGCAAACACATGAATATAACAACTTGTTGTATACGCTTTCAGGCCTTATTCAGTTAGAATCATATGAAGATGCTTTAGAGCTAATTCATAAGGAAACAGCGATATATCAAGATTTTGTCCAATTCATTATGAAGCGAATTCAAAATCCATGGTTAGGTGGGATTTTAATTGGATTCTATAATAGAGCAAGAGAGTTGAAGATTGATTTTATGCTAGATCGTGAAAGTAGCTTAGAAAAATTAAGCCCGCATATTGAGAGTAATTATGTCGTTTCTATTTTAGGGAATTTAATTACGAATGCATTTGAAGCAATTGAAAGAAATGAAGAGAATGATAAGAAGGTAAGGATGTTTGTAACTGATATCGGAGAAGAAATAGTAATTGAAGTGGAAGATTCAGGACAAGGGATTCATGATGAAGTCATTACTAGCATATTCTATAAAGGCTTCTCGACGAAAGAAGGCGGGAAGCGAGGATATGGATTAGCGAAGGTGAAAGAATTGGTAGAAGATTTAAATGGGAGTATTGCAATCGAAAAAGGGGATTTAGGTGGTGCATTATTTATTATTGCATTACCAAAAGAGAGAGGCGAATTGTAA
- a CDS encoding flotillin family protein — protein MTIPLIIGGVLLAILILLILVFITKYRTVGPDEALIVTGNWLGGGKNVVTTDDGKKIKIIRGGGTFVVPIMQRAEPLSLLNYKLEVGTRDTYTKQGVPVTVNGVSIIKVGSTIEEVSTAAEQYLGKETEELKVEAKEVLEGHLRAILSSMTVEDAYSNREQFAQKVHEVASTDLKKMGLRIVSFTIKEIMDKNGYLDALGQPQIATVKRDATIANAEREKEARIEKARAEKEAKEAEYQRDAQIAEAEKHKELKVQSYKREQEQARADADLSYELQQAKAQQGVTEEQMRVKIIEREKQIELEEKEIARREKQYDAEVKKKADADRYAVEQSAEAEKVKQIKKADADQYKIEAEARARAEEVRVEGLAKAEIEKAQGQAKAEVQKAQGTAEADVIRLKGLAEAEAKQKIAEAFELYGQAAIMDMVLNMLPSYAKEVASPLSNIDKITVVDTGGGGKNSGAGKVAGYATDLMATMQETLKASSGIDLKELLEGFAGKGAVQQLSSDKPVVSVVEDEKKEVEKEKE, from the coding sequence ATGACTATTCCATTAATTATTGGTGGAGTGTTACTCGCAATTTTAATTCTACTCATTTTAGTATTCATTACGAAGTATCGAACAGTTGGACCAGATGAAGCGTTAATTGTTACAGGGAACTGGCTTGGTGGCGGAAAAAATGTAGTTACCACTGATGATGGAAAGAAGATTAAGATTATTCGCGGTGGCGGTACATTCGTAGTTCCAATTATGCAACGAGCAGAGCCTTTAAGCCTATTAAACTACAAGTTAGAAGTGGGTACACGTGATACGTATACGAAGCAAGGTGTTCCAGTTACAGTAAATGGTGTTTCTATTATTAAAGTAGGTTCTACAATTGAAGAAGTATCTACAGCAGCTGAGCAATATTTAGGAAAAGAAACAGAAGAGTTAAAAGTAGAAGCAAAAGAAGTTTTAGAAGGTCATTTACGTGCGATTTTATCTTCTATGACAGTAGAAGATGCGTATAGTAATAGAGAGCAATTTGCTCAAAAAGTACATGAAGTAGCTTCTACTGATTTAAAGAAAATGGGTCTTCGCATCGTTTCCTTTACAATTAAAGAAATTATGGATAAGAATGGTTACTTAGATGCACTTGGTCAGCCGCAAATTGCGACAGTTAAGCGTGATGCAACAATTGCGAATGCAGAGCGTGAAAAAGAAGCTCGTATTGAAAAAGCTCGTGCTGAGAAAGAAGCAAAAGAAGCTGAATATCAACGTGATGCTCAAATCGCTGAAGCTGAAAAACATAAAGAATTAAAAGTACAATCTTATAAGAGAGAGCAAGAACAAGCTCGAGCAGACGCGGATCTTTCTTACGAATTACAACAAGCGAAAGCACAACAAGGTGTTACAGAAGAACAAATGCGTGTTAAAATCATTGAGCGTGAGAAACAAATTGAATTAGAAGAAAAAGAGATTGCGCGTCGTGAAAAGCAATACGATGCAGAAGTAAAGAAAAAAGCAGATGCAGATCGCTATGCTGTTGAGCAATCAGCAGAAGCAGAAAAAGTAAAACAAATTAAAAAGGCAGATGCGGATCAATATAAGATTGAAGCTGAAGCGAGAGCTCGTGCAGAAGAAGTACGTGTAGAAGGTTTAGCGAAGGCAGAAATCGAAAAAGCGCAAGGTCAAGCAAAGGCAGAAGTACAAAAAGCGCAAGGTACAGCGGAAGCAGATGTTATTAGGTTAAAAGGTTTAGCAGAAGCGGAAGCGAAACAAAAAATTGCAGAGGCATTTGAGTTATATGGCCAAGCGGCGATTATGGATATGGTTCTTAACATGCTTCCAAGTTATGCGAAGGAAGTTGCAAGCCCACTTAGCAACATTGATAAAATTACAGTTGTTGATACAGGCGGCGGTGGTAAAAATAGCGGCGCCGGAAAAGTTGCAGGTTATGCGACTGATTTAATGGCAACGATGCAAGAAACGTTAAAAGCATCTTCTGGCATTGATTTAAAAGAGTTATTAGAAGGATTTGCTGGAAAAGGAGCAGTACAGCAATTATCAAGCGATAAACCTGTTGTATCTGTAGTAGAAGATGAGAAAAAGGAAGTAGAAAAAGAGAAAGAATAG
- a CDS encoding methyl-accepting chemotaxis protein — protein MKQTSEATEQITQAIEQVSSGAEIQTKEVEEGATLLEEVTEGIQRVADSSSLVSTASMYTKKKAEDGGKLVEQTVNQMQLIHESVSQSDKVIVLLDDKSKQIGAILEVIQHIAEQTNLLALNAAIEAARAGEQGRGFAIVADEVRKLAEQSGQSSTEIGKLVKEIQFDIKETVSSMKQVGTEVQSGLVVANETKQSFAEILKSTDDTVVQIDNMVEVAKQMTVDAKQVSASINEIAATIEENAASVQNIAGSSEEQLASVDEINAAAVHLSQMAEELQEMISKFKV, from the coding sequence ATGAAGCAGACAAGTGAAGCGACGGAACAAATTACACAAGCGATAGAGCAAGTATCGAGCGGAGCGGAAATACAAACGAAAGAAGTTGAAGAAGGCGCAACATTATTAGAAGAAGTTACAGAAGGAATTCAGCGTGTTGCAGATAGTTCTTCATTAGTATCTACAGCATCTATGTATACGAAGAAAAAGGCTGAAGATGGTGGGAAGTTAGTTGAACAAACTGTGAATCAGATGCAATTAATCCATGAGTCTGTTTCACAATCAGATAAAGTGATTGTTTTATTAGATGATAAGTCGAAACAAATTGGAGCAATCCTTGAGGTGATTCAACATATTGCAGAGCAGACAAATTTATTAGCATTAAATGCTGCAATTGAGGCTGCGAGAGCTGGAGAACAAGGAAGAGGATTTGCCATTGTAGCAGATGAAGTGCGAAAGTTAGCAGAACAATCAGGACAGTCTTCTACGGAAATTGGAAAACTAGTAAAAGAGATACAATTTGACATAAAAGAAACGGTAAGTTCTATGAAGCAAGTTGGAACAGAAGTACAATCAGGACTTGTAGTTGCAAATGAAACGAAGCAAAGCTTTGCTGAAATATTGAAATCTACAGATGATACAGTTGTACAAATTGATAATATGGTAGAAGTAGCGAAACAAATGACAGTAGATGCAAAACAAGTTAGTGCATCTATTAATGAAATTGCAGCTACGATTGAAGAAAATGCAGCAAGCGTTCAAAATATTGCTGGTTCTTCAGAGGAACAATTAGCTTCAGTAGATGAAATCAATGCAGCAGCAGTTCATTTATCGCAAATGGCAGAAGAACTACAAGAGATGATTAGTAAGTTTAAAGTGTAA
- a CDS encoding response regulator, with amino-acid sequence MGEEIEVLIVEDDIRIADIHRRFTEKVEGFKVIGTATTGEQAKEWLDLVKPQLVLLDVYLPDMQGTELVTYIRHNLHDTDIIMITAASETDVVRHALRGGVTDYIVKPLMFDRFKASLENYQKKLVQLKKNNQLSIEQIEHLWSQRGVKGNEIEYAPKGIDPLTLAKIKKHMLTVSEEGITAEMLSAMVGVSRSTARRYLEYLISGKKVHAELTYGSVGRPERRYFLVPS; translated from the coding sequence ATGGGTGAGGAGATTGAAGTATTGATTGTAGAGGATGATATTCGAATTGCGGACATTCATCGTCGTTTTACTGAAAAGGTTGAGGGGTTTAAAGTAATTGGAACAGCAACGACTGGGGAACAAGCGAAAGAATGGTTAGATCTTGTGAAACCACAGCTCGTTTTATTAGACGTGTACTTACCTGATATGCAAGGTACGGAACTTGTTACGTATATTAGGCATAATTTACATGATACAGATATTATTATGATTACAGCTGCATCGGAAACAGATGTAGTGAGGCATGCTTTACGAGGCGGAGTAACAGATTATATCGTAAAGCCACTTATGTTTGATCGTTTTAAAGCAAGTTTGGAAAATTATCAAAAAAAGCTTGTGCAGTTAAAGAAAAATAATCAATTATCTATAGAACAAATTGAACATCTATGGTCTCAAAGAGGCGTGAAGGGAAATGAAATAGAATATGCCCCGAAAGGGATAGATCCTTTAACTTTAGCAAAAATAAAAAAGCATATGTTAACAGTGAGTGAAGAAGGAATTACGGCAGAAATGTTAAGTGCGATGGTAGGAGTAAGTAGGTCGACAGCGAGGCGTTATTTAGAGTATTTAATATCAGGAAAGAAAGTACATGCGGAACTTACATATGGGAGCGTTGGGAGACCAGAAAGAAGGTATTTTCTTGTTCCTTCATAA